The nucleotide window TGGGTGCTCCTCTACAACCGCGATCAGCTTGAACTTGAAAGCGACTCGGCTGCCTGATTTTTCCTGCCAAGAATCGACCAGGTGAAACAGCCCATTGTAAGACCAGATGCCGCCGCGCAACTTCTCGTAGACCCGCACGCGTTCTGGGTCACGCAGCCCTTTTTTGGAGTCAGTGGCTGCAACGTGGAACTTGCCGTTCTGCGTTAGTGCCCCCGCCGGATAGAAGGCAGGCTGGTCCACCGTTTTAGGATCTGGTCCACCACTCTTTCGTCGCACATCGTGTCCCTCGTAGATGAGCGTTGAGCCCCCATCTTCGAAGCGGTCATCATAGGGCGCGTTTGCTTGCACCGACGTGAGGATGACAGAGTGATCGCCACCGATTCCGAAGTTCATGCCTTGCTGGAGGCTTGTGCCCTCACGGGAACACATCTCCCAATACGAGATGATCTCGTTCTCCATCGTTACAGTCGCTCTTTGCGTTCGAGGTAGAGCGAGCGGAAGAGCATGTAGGCCGTCCGCGCCGTCTGGTCGGTGAACCAGTAGTTGACGCCCGCGCCAATCGCGGCCCCGGCAATCGGGACGAGCTGGCCGAGCTTCTGGGCGGCGAGGTTCTTGGCGAGCTCGCGCGGGACGTGGCGGTTCTGGTCGCGGAAGGTGCCCGAGACGCGGCGGCCCCGGTAGCCGGTGTCGTGTGCGAACGCCGCGGCGGCGACGCTCAGCTCGCGCACGG belongs to Bacteroidota bacterium and includes:
- a CDS encoding HNH endonuclease codes for the protein MENEIISYWEMCSREGTSLQQGMNFGIGGDHSVILTSVQANAPYDDRFEDGGSTLIYEGHDVRRKSGGPDPKTVDQPAFYPAGALTQNGKFHVAATDSKKGLRDPERVRVYEKLRGGIWSYNGLFHLVDSWQEKSGSRVAFKFKLIAVVEEHPSQTKRLPERRRLIPSRVKREVWKRDKGRCVVCGATDELHFDHVIPYSKGGASVTAKNVQVLCARHNLRKGAKIE